Within the Zerene cesonia ecotype Mississippi chromosome 10, Zerene_cesonia_1.1, whole genome shotgun sequence genome, the region ACCCagcttaaaaattacataccaACACATATACATCCTAATACCACAACAACTGATCGTATTAATATTTGCGTATGCCTttgatttaaatctttaaaaaatggtTTCCAAAAATCTTCCAGGACTACAGCAGCCATCGAGTTAAGTCCCGTTGATAAAGAGCTGGAAATAAACCAGTGAGCTATTTTACCTAATTTTGGTTAACATATATGTGCATAAATTATACCTAAGTGGGATTATGAAGCTTAATATTTACCTAAGAGCAGCACTAAATACTCCAGCAACGAATACTCCTGGTACACCATTCCAATCCCCCAAAATATCCATCACTAACAACGGCAATAATTGGTCTTTCGCTAAAGCGAGTTTTGAATTCAGTGGATCACAGTCATAATAACGAGCATATGCCAATAAACCACTGTATCcacacaaaattaatattagaaaaactCCAAATAGGAATCCCCACACCGCCCTGAAAAGTACATCttaattgaatacataaaGTAAAGAAAACATGTTGAGCATTTCAGAAAATTCAGCTCACTTTTTGGATGATCTCACATCGGGCAATGATAAAAATCTTTGCATCATCGATTGGTTGACTGCTATATTTCCAATCCAATAAAAAGAAGATCCAATGGTGACGGCGTAAAATGAATGTCTTTCTGTTAAATCAAAGCTGAAACTATAGCACGCTCCATAAGTAAacaattgtttgtattttaaataaaaagttatttagaaTGTTCTAGTGCTTACGGAGGATGTTCTATTCTTCCACTATCCCAATTTCTTTTCAATACTTCCTCAAAACCGCCAACCTTTATTGTTCCCTTAATAATGACTAAAAACATTGCTCCAATCATTACTATAGTTTGAAAAACGTCCGTCCAAACCACCGCTTTTAAGCCCCcctaaaattttttaataacagagAGTTACAAGTTTTAATAtcgcatataaatttattaaaatagaatacaaACGTACCACtgatgtataaaaaatgcaaacgAGGCATACGATCGGGGATACTACATGTATATTTACACCAGtcactaaaaaataatacgacATTAAGTTCccttaaatttcataaagtaATCATCAGTAAATAAAGATCTGCTTATTTAACCTTGATTAAACGCCAATGCAggaacataaataacaattggGAGCCAAGCCATCTGAAATATGGTTTATAGTTAAAAACTATGTAGCAATACTCTTAAAATGTCGACACTAAAAGCATGAAGTTTAGGATTACCAAATAAACGCTGAAGAGAACTGATCCAAAAACCCTTATCCTCTTATCGTAGCGTAATTCCAAATACtgaaatgcaaattttataggttttagaagtattatatgtagtattcaatattttattaatgttgcaaataaattgttacataCTTCGTAAGctgatgttaaatttaattcgtgCAGTACCGGAATAAATGTATGGCTTATAATTATTGACATAACTATGGCACCAATGATATTGAAAACGTAGGAAGTACCGAATACGTAAAGTTCTGTCGGGATGCCCAAAAGGGATATTCCTGAAACAAAGCTGAAAAGACGATATGGTATAGTTGATTTTATGTTATGAgttggaaataataataattcacctCGTTTCAGTATGAAGTGTTGAAACTGCgtataaattactataatttacTTACCTTGCTACTAGGGAAAAACATACCGGAAGAAGAGACATATTTCTGCCGCCCATTAAATAGTCTTGtgttgatttttgtttattgataaaacCAAAATAGATACCGACACCACCACAAATAGCTAACATTATAACAAACACAGAATAATCTATCCACGAAAAATGTTGATAGGTCGCGCGTACCTCGGAAACGTAAAGTTTTTCAGACATTTTAATTCATGAAatctttacatttaatatacaagACGAGTGTTTCCTTTGACCTTTGAGAGCACAATAGCGTAAGTTCCGAGTGTAGCAATTTATCAATTACCTCCCGCGATTTTTCTACGCGACTTGTAGACGACCTATTTTTGTCCAGTTATTCATTGAATACTTCCGTTTTGCTTATAATAGACTTAGGGATGGATGGGAATTGATttacagtttaaatataaaacatgtattctaatattatttatgatatagaCGATTTTAAGTTTGTGAGGCTGTGAAGGGTCATCTTTACCGAGAAacgtaaacatattttcatccTGATTCAAATCAGGCAAAGCGGGAGCAAGCAAGAAGTCtgtacagataatataatacaaatttgtttGTGTTCTAAGATGCTAATCAcaggaactactgaactgTCTTAAAAAGTTCTTTCACAGTTGGATATGTACATGATCTTAGTGTTAAAGGCTCTGTTTGTACCGCGGGCGAAGCGGAGGCGAACTGccagtattatatatgtatactagctgacccggtaAACGCTGTTTTGtcttactcttatcctttaggggtatgaaaaatagattccgattctcacacatacccaatatgcacacaaaatttcataagaatcggtccagccgtttcggaggagtttggcgacgaaaactgtgacacgagaattttatatattagatggaTTCTTGTACGCTACAATAAAATGGTCCTTTTATATTAACCGTACCTAGTGGattagttgaaaataaaatgaataaaattgaagGTCAGTTGTTTGTTATTTGCTATGATACCTAATATACGTTACCATTCTGTACTGAACTCCCGTAATCTTTATGATTTCCAGCTTATATGACACTATAAATTTTCCTGTGATTATAGAAAGATATAGCAAAACAGATTGTTTATGGGAATATTAacgatttgttttttatcatcGTTTTGTTAgtgaagtttataaaattatatttcagccttataataaagaattttatttatataacctaCAAAAATTAGgtttgtgtaattatttaaaattattttcagtcTCAGTTTGTGTCTTGTGTGTTTCCATGAATAGGCTTCATGCTTATAGATCTTGAATTATGATGCTGTTTGtcctacaaaaaaaaatacaattaggcatatgtaaacaatattaaaagaattttttccGATTTCACAACTCCTGGGTATGACTAAGATTATCGTTTCCgttaaacagataaataatgtatgaaataaacatcaaAAAGTGTTACATAGGCTATCAGTGATATTATCAGCAATTGGTGAAACTAgcccataatattatacagaacTAGCTTACCCGGCAAACTTCGCAACGcctgttttcatttttcattaaacatttatccgcattttttaccttttaaccCTTCCCTGGATTATTGTGAATGCATCGAAaccaaaataatcaaaatcggcCCAGCCACTCTAGAGTTTTAGCAAGaataacgaacagcaattgatttctatatataaaaaaacgtcTTCTATCATATCACtataatcttttataaaatcagaATTAAACAATGCTATATCCATaccaacaaattaaaaaaataagtatataaatacctTATGACACTTATAAGCGCAAATAAATGGCTCTTCTTTCGGATGAGGTGGGTCtcgaaataattttcttatctgTGGAGCGAGAAGTTTTGGCGCGGGCGGGACATACGCTTTTCCTAGCGCTTTGCTAACACCCGCTATTGACATTCCTATACACATAGTTATTACACATCCAGAAAGCGTATACCACATATACGATACATGTAATATTGGACTTACTTCGACCCTGAAAATAACCTGCTCATTGTACATTAAActacattattattgaatattaaaaaaatcaatgatcGTTGAAGAATAAGAAGAAGTGAGATTCAATCGTAGGAATAATGAGTTTATTCAGTATCTTTTAGAATAaatgattgttatttatattattttcaaagtttaaatatacctTTCTACTGTTTCCATATTATTGAAATCCAGTGTATGATTGTAAACACATCCATCTACACTGAGCGGCTTATGTGGGTGTGTGATATGACCGCTAGCTATGGCCAACTGTGCCGATAAACACCACCACGCCATTGATACCAATCCAGTGATACCTCCTATTAACGCTgcctatacaaaaaataacttcatGAACATAAAGCGCTTCAATgctgtaaaactaaaaacgtTTGACTCTTTACCGTAGCTTTGCgttacgttttattaaatacacatattatttttcaattctataaaatcattaaaattgcatACAATATAAGTACATTTAGAGAACGGGTCGCCCATAACTGATTAAAAGATCTGGgattcgaaatttgaaaaatcacaTTCATGAATGCACGTattgaataatacaattatcttACATCTATATTAACATTGATATATAAAgatcaaatatgtatataatgcaATGAATTATTGTAGTTACCATTCCATCAACCCACGGCATCAAGATCCCCATAGTGAATACCCCGAGCTGAGGCCCCATAGTTATTGCTTCCAATGTCATTGTCAATTGGAGGATCGTGCCCAATTTCTCAACGATAAATGTTAATGCTGTAATTGAGGTTTCAGTCGCTTAAAATACCTGTACTCAGAAATATACGGAACACAAAGGTGCAGAATATAtcgatcaataaaaatattcatttaaataacacgcacgctttttgtttttctaattAACTAGTtgcgcgcggtttcacccgcgtaagtccgtataccgtaggaatatcgggataaaaagttgcctatatgttattccagttgtcgagCTAGgtctgtacaaaatttcattgcaaccggttcagtagtttttgcgtgaaagagcaacaaacacacacatccttataggataatattaatattatttaatttaaatatctttctGCGTATTGCTTCTTTCAACTTGTCTACGGCTAAGTTATCAGAAGAAGTTGTCAgatatcttaattttattactataaataagaaataaactcattaaaaCGTAAATCACCTAAGCAAAGTATTCCAATAATAATGACCACTACCCTCAGCAGCCAGCTTGTTTGTCGGTCTGAAAGTTTTCTCTTGAAGAATGGCTTATAAAAGTCCTCAAGCACTACAGCTGACATCGAGTTTAAGCTCGTTGATAGGGAACTAAAAAAGActtcaaattacattttcaaaaacGCATTTAAAGtctaaattatgttttattttattcccaaTGTGACTACATCAAGAAAATAACGACAAAATGAATCATGTCATATCCAGTGACGTCATTATATAATGACAGCATGATTCTCGTTTTGCCCAGCCCATCGTCTTTCCTAACTATTATTAcgctataaaaaatacacgcTTTTACTAATCCCTATGCTTTTTCTTCCGGTACACTAAAACATTCTGAGAATACAGGACctttaatttacatacattttttgtaaattatgctATATGAATATCAGTAAAGAGTCTACAATGCTATCAACCACTTTTTTTTCAGTAAAGAgtatttttttcgtatttaacTAGTTTACCTTAAAGCGGCACTGAATATGCCAGCAAGAAACACTCCTGGCAGTCCGGGAAAGTCGCCCAGAACGTCCATGACTAGAAGCGGCAATAGTTGATCCTTTGCCTTCGctaactaaaaatatagctTAAAATGTGATTAACTCgataaaaaaaccataaatttCTACCCGTGAAAGCCTTTACGTGACAACCATAAAAATCTctcgtaatttattataggttCTTTATAGATAATTGTAGATTCTATCTATCTTCATAACAAAATTGCAGCACATTGATTCAGAAAAGCCTATCGCTTATATAACTTATACTTaacatatctattttaatgCGGGAGTAGAGCAGGCTTCGATCAATAGTGGCATGCTACTGTGATTCATACggtaagtgggggagccagaggcccatatccttttcctcataaTTCCCAGTCCGATCCTTTATGCCCGTCGTCAGTTGTTTTTCTATCCTATTTAAGCAGACAgtgcatttgcagaggcttagcttttgtaaatattcatgggcgctGGTGATCAATTACCATTacgattttttgtaattttttttcatctttaCCTTAGTTTGCAATGGATCACAGTCGTAAAATCTAGCATAAATCAACAATCCACAATACAGACAGAAACAGTAGAGTATTGAAATTCCAATGCAGAATAGGAATACCGACctgaaaaaaaacttaattattttatgacgaCTTACTTAAATAAACCATGCACAACTTGCTGATAGAGTTTCTGATAGCATACTTAACTTATAAACAtgtgtataaattttcatgcattacatatttatcattatatgtGACAGATAATCTAAACAGGCACTACTAAAAGTAGCGCAACtggctataaataattaagtgttGATATTTTAGTAAACATATTCGATGTTACACATTTTAcagtttgtaatattaattctatttaaaccTCCGCTAATCAAATGTCTTATGAAGAAAGTAGTTATCTTCCTGAAATAATTTACCACTTCGCGCCTCGCAATGTAGGGAGAGCCAGATATCGTTGAACCATAGTTTGATTAACTGCGTTGGCTTGTAACCAATAAATTACCCCTCCTATCACTAAATTCCATATTGTATGTCGTGCTGTGGGGTTAAGATCCCaactaaaaaacaataaaaataagtgaCATTTAAGACGGTCGAACGTTAAcgttaaaattcaaaaaaaatcgataaagtcattaataaataaattaaaataatattttcttgtgtttgattttacgcgagtgttatacatttagaagtCTCCCCgtaaccacgctcgctgtaaagtgttcgaaacgtcggttttatcatgtaatgaataaatcgcgtttaaaatccgttaaaaagtttttaatttataaattaaaataagttaaatgtggattaaatacaaaataaattaattgatgaaACAATTTTCAGAAAATCATTCTGAATGATTCGTGCGCCGAATAAGACAAAATAAGACAAAAAGTAAACCGAATAGGACAATAAGGCTTTTCAAGCTTAAaagaaacaacaaataaatttcaaataacgtactatttttaaaaatacttacttGGGTGCTTCAATCCTTCCACTTTCCATGTTACGTTGCCATACAACACCGAATCCACCAATATCTAGCGTACCTTTTACAGCAACCAATGCCATCGCTCCTAACATTACagttatttgaataacatCAGTCCAAACGACTGCTTGCAGACCacccttaaaataataagacttattgtattcaattagaacaaaaatagcaataatattattatatcacgCTACTCGGAAACAAATAATTAGGAAGTccactattaatattatatacctaggTCAGTATTTATCATAGACTAATATAGGCTATGTTATACTTACAGCGCtcgtataaaatatgcaaactAAACACACAATTGGTGTAATTATGTGAATATTAACTCCAGtcactgtaataaaaaatatccttcgtataatttacaaaaagtatacttttttatgtgattccaattatgatataattaatcgTTTAGTGTGCTATAGGCATATTCgtctaaataaatgttttacctTGATTAAAAGCAAGCGCTGGTACATAAATGACAATTGGTAACCATCCtatctgaaaaaaatatatatataaaatagaaacattcataaatatcaCTGAATTTCTTTTGATTGAGTATTACTTACCATCGCAAAAA harbors:
- the LOC119829641 gene encoding sodium-coupled monocarboxylate transporter 1-like isoform X1, yielding MGDTQDNVADMVFKMQKFSWVDYIVFIFMLAISAFVGVYWGFFKKQTTQNDYLLGGRNMKVLPVSMSLVASFISGITLLGSPTEVYMYGTQYSYIIIGIFLMSIFMTQIYLPVFHELKMTSNYEYLSLRFDNKVRLFGSMLFVFAMIGWLPIVIYVPALAFNQVTGVNIHIITPIVCLVCIFYTSAGGLQAVVWTDVIQITVMLGAMALVAVKGTLDIGGFGVVWQRNMESGRIEAPNWDLNPTARHTIWNLVIGGVIYWLQANAVNQTMVQRYLALPTLRGAKWSVFLFCIGISILYCFCLYCGLLIYARFYDCDPLQTKLAKAKDQLLPLLVMDVLGDFPGLPGVFLAGIFSAALSSLSTSLNSMSAVVLEDFYKPFFKRKLSDRQTSWLLRVVVIIIGILCLALTFIVEKLGTILQLTMTLEAITMGPQLGVFTMGILMPWVDGMAALIGGITGLVSMAWWCLSAQLAIASGHITHPHKPLSVDGCVYNHTLDFNNMETVERVEVSPILHVSYMWYTLSGCVITMCIGMSIAGVSKALGKAYVPPAPKLLAPQIRKLFRDPPHPKEEPFICAYKCHKDKQHHNSRSISMKPIHGNTQDTN
- the LOC119829641 gene encoding sodium-coupled monocarboxylate transporter 1-like isoform X2, with protein sequence MKVLPVSMSLVASFISGITLLGSPTEVYMYGTQYSYIIIGIFLMSIFMTQIYLPVFHELKMTSNYEYLSLRFDNKVRLFGSMLFVFAMIGWLPIVIYVPALAFNQVTGVNIHIITPIVCLVCIFYTSAGGLQAVVWTDVIQITVMLGAMALVAVKGTLDIGGFGVVWQRNMESGRIEAPNWDLNPTARHTIWNLVIGGVIYWLQANAVNQTMVQRYLALPTLRGAKWSVFLFCIGISILYCFCLYCGLLIYARFYDCDPLQTKLAKAKDQLLPLLVMDVLGDFPGLPGVFLAGIFSAALSSLSTSLNSMSAVVLEDFYKPFFKRKLSDRQTSWLLRVVVIIIGILCLALTFIVEKLGTILQLTMTLEAITMGPQLGVFTMGILMPWVDGMAALIGGITGLVSMAWWCLSAQLAIASGHITHPHKPLSVDGCVYNHTLDFNNMETVERVEVSPILHVSYMWYTLSGCVITMCIGMSIAGVSKALGKAYVPPAPKLLAPQIRKLFRDPPHPKEEPFICAYKCHKDKQHHNSRSISMKPIHGNTQDTN
- the LOC119829642 gene encoding sodium-coupled monocarboxylate transporter 1-like, producing the protein MSEKLYVSEVRATYQHFSWIDYSVFVIMLAICGGVGIYFGFINKQKSTQDYLMGGRNMSLLPVCFSLVASFVSGISLLGIPTELYVFGTSYVFNIIGAIVMSIIISHTFIPVLHELNLTSAYEYLELRYDKRIRVFGSVLFSVYLMAWLPIVIYVPALAFNQVTGVNIHVVSPIVCLVCIFYTSVGGLKAVVWTDVFQTIVMIGAMFLVIIKGTIKVGGFEEVLKRNWDSGRIEHPPFSFDLTERHSFYAVTIGSSFYWIGNIAVNQSMMQRFLSLPDVRSSKKAVWGFLFGVFLILILCGYSGLLAYARYYDCDPLNSKLALAKDQLLPLLVMDILGDWNGVPGVFVAGVFSAALSSLSTGLNSMAAVVLEDFWKPFFKDLNQRHTQILIRSVVVVLGCICVGLVFVVEMLGSVLQLTISLSSASMGPLAGIFLMGLFLPFIDGTSALTGGFIGLTSAWWVAAQAQLAQVQSLLIFKEKDRYTYNCTYDFDLSPSISDQDSGVPYLYRISYLWFTAFGCTITVLVACLVSLRPKERVSVEAKLFAPFLRHWISGKMRVDELDMKR